The DNA window CGACGTGGTGATCGGGTCGCGGTTTCTGGAACGAACGGGCTTTCAGTCGACAGCCGCCCGGCGCATCGGGATCAACTACTTTCGGCGGCTGAACCGCTGGCTGATCGGGCAAACGATTCACGACAGCACGTCGGGGTTTCGGGCGTTTAACCGCCGGACGCTCGCCATCGTCGACCGGTACTATCCCGACGAATACCCCGAACCCGAAGCGATCGTACAATTTGGCTTGCATCATCTGCGTATCCGGGAAGTGCCTGTGCAGATGCGTGAGCGGCAGGGGGGTGTCTCGTCGATCAACACCGGGCGTGCCTTTTACTACATGCTCAAGGTGACGCTCGGTATTCTGTTTGTCTACATCCGGCTGCGGGGTCGCAAGGCCCTGACGCCCCTATCTGCCTGATATGGAAACGATTCCGCTTACCATACAGATCATCAGCATCACAGGCGCGCTGCTGTTTATGCTGACGATTTTCCGGCTGATTATCCGGGGCAAGCTGCGCGAGGAATACTCAATCATCTGGATTCTAAGTACGGTAGTCCTGATCGTGTTTTCGGTCTGGCGGCAGGGGTTGGAACAGGTGTCGGCCCTCCTGGGCGTGTTTTACCCACCATCGCTGATTTTTCTGGGGGCTCTGTCGGCCATGCTGGTGTTCCTGGTTCACCTGTCGGTCGTCATATCGAAGCTACAGAATCAGATTAAAGACATGACCCACGAGATGGCCTATATGCGGCAGGACCTCGAACGGCTGAAGGCACAGCAACCGCAACCGACGCCCGAACAGCCAACCGCGCCCGAATCTGTTTCGCCATGAGATTACCGACGATCACGGTTATCACGCCGTCGTACAATCAGGGGCAATTCATCGGGCAGACGGTTGAATCAGTGCTGTCGCAGAACTATCCGGGGCTGGAATACATCGTAATGGACGGCGGTTCGACCGACGATACGCTGGCCGTATTGGAACCCTACATGTCGCGGCTGACGCTGATTTCAGAACCCGACCGGGGCCAAACCGATGCCATCAACAAAGGCCTGCACCGGGCCACAGGCGACATCGTTTGCTGGCTCAACTCCGACGATTATTTTCTGCCGAACGCGCTGCTGACGGTAGGGCACTATTTTGCCGCGCATCCCGACATCAACTGGCTTACTGCCGATTGTCTGATCGTCGATGAGTCGGGGCAGTTGATCCAGCAGCCGATCCGACAGTACAAAAAGCTATTACGGAACCTGTCGAACCACGCGTATCTAGGGCTGACGAATGCTGTGTGTCAGCCCGCGACGTTCTGGCGACGGTCTGTTCACGAGCGTGTGGGGTATCTGAACGAAAGCCTCCACTTCACAATGGACTACGATTTCTGGCTCCGACTGGCGCAGGAAAGCCCACCCGCCGTACTCCGCGAGCCAACATCGGCGTTTCGGATTCACGGGCAGTCGAAGGGAGGGCAACAGTATGTCGAGCAGTTTCGCGAAGATGAGCAAACGATGCGGCAGTACGCCCGGTCGGGTACCATTCGCTGGCTGCACCAGCGGCACAATCAGTTAATCGTGAGCTTGTATAAATTGTTGAAATGATCCCAGTCCCTCCTTCAGCGGGGCGGGGCGGGGTAAAGCCCTAACCGGCGGAACACCCTGACGCCAATTTTCAGGGCGCTCATATATAGCGAGTAAACCGGATAGGCGAGGACGTAGGTAATGGCTTTCCGGCGCGGGTCGACATCATCGGGCATGAGCGGGATAAAACCGGTTGCGTAGAGGTCGCGGGCGTAGTGCTGGGGGCGGGGTGAGGTAGCGGGACCAAACCAGTAAGCGGGGCAGTAAACCAGTTTGTCGGGCGACGGATTAAGCCACGCGCCCCACCAGCTAAAACTGCTGTTCGACAGAATATGATGGCGGCAGAGCGACATCAGAAATAGGTCCGCAATGTCGCTTTCGCCCTCAACAAACGTGAATTGGTCGCCCGTAAACTGGTGGCGGCACCAAGCGATGTCGTCCGAAAAAACCAGAAAACGGGTGTCGTTCGGGAATTTACGGATGGCTGTCTGGTAGTAAGCGAGGGGTTGGGGCGGAAACGCGGCCCGCTGCCGAACGTAGTCGCCCCGCCGGACATGCAGACTGACTGGCTGTTGCGCTAATAAAGCACCGTAGCGGGTTTGCAGATCGGCCGACAGCTCAGGGGCGGGGGTAAAGTAGTGGCGTACTTGATCGGCTGCATCAGCGAAAAAGCGTTCGCTCTGAAACGATCCGCGCAAATCCCAGTCGCCGGTAGGCAGGTCGACGGGTTGATAGGCAAACGAGGGCTGCTCGTAAGGGCGCGCGCCGGGAACCTGACCTGTTGGGAGCGGATTGGCAAAAAAACGGCTGTAAGACCAGGGGGGCAGCGTAAAAGGCTGACCGTTGCGGTGGGCAATACCGATGGTGGCGGCTACGCAGAACAGCTGATTGCCCAAACGGCCCCACGGTAACGTACCCAACTGGCTAAACGTAATCATTGTATACACTGACTCGGGTCAGTCCTGACTTATGATTGACAAAATTACACGTTTACTGGCGCAAAAAGCGCGCGAAGCCGGGCGGGGTGTTCGGGGTACGTCGGCCTTTCTGCGCGACTGGCAGGAGATTAAAAAACTGGCCCCGCAGCAACCTGATTTTCCCGTCATCGACTATTATCCGGTCCTGACTGATCGTTACGTAGAAAGCGGCAATCTGACGCACCACTATTTCGATCAGGACCTGACGATGGCGCAGCGCATCTTTCAGAACAACCCCGCGCAGCACGTCGATATCGGGTCGCGCATCGACGGTTTTGTGGCCCACGTAGCCACGTTCCGACCGATCGAACTGTTCGATATCCGCCCGCTGAACCGGCCCATTTCAAACGTTACATTCCGGCAGGTCGACTTTATGCAGTTGCCCGACGAGCTGATCGAGTACACCGACTCAATTAGTTCGCTGCACGTAATCGAGCACTTCGGGCTGGGCCGCTACGGCGATCCGCTCGATGTGAACGGGCACCTGAAAGCGCTGGATAACATCTACCGAGTGCTGAAACCCGGCGGCCGTTTTTACTTCTCAACGCCCGTCAGTACGCAGCAAGGTATTGTTTTCAACGCGCACCGGGTGTTCCGCGTCGACTATCTGGTTAGTCTATTCGAGAAACAGTACGACATTGCCAATTTCTGGTTGATCGATGACAGCAACACGCTACGCGCCGGGCTGGATTGCCACTCGGAAGCAGCCCGTCATAGCTTCGGCTGCTCATTCGGCTGCGGCATGTTTGAACTGGTAAAGCGGTAGGTATGAATCTGAAAGAATCGATACGCCTGTTGAAAACGTCGCCCTGGCTGCGGCCGGTGCTGCTGGCTATCGATGCGGTGCTGTGGCTGGTCGACACAATAGCTATCCTAAGTACACGCCGGCAGAAGTCAGACGAGTCGGTACTGGCGATTCTGAAATTCGACGCGCTGGGCGATTACCTGATGCTGCGGGCCTACGTCCGCTACCTGCGTACGCATCCCGATTACCAGTCGTACACGTTTTGCCTGGTGGGGAATACCGCATTCCGGCAGATGGCCGAATTTGCCGACGCTGATCTGTTCAATAGCTTTGTCTGGATCGACATATACCGGCTTTCAACTCAACCGCTGTACCGTTTTCAGACGGCCAGCGAGCTGCGAAAGCGTGACTTCGCTGTAACAATAAATCCTACCCGTAGCCGGGTGCTGGTGCTCGACGATTTCATGACACGCGTTTGCGGAGCCCCCGCCCGGATTGGCTGCGTTACCGATCTGACTAACACAACAGAAACCGAAGCCCGCTGGGGCGACACGTACTTTACCCGTCTGCTGCCGACCGACACGGCCGTCGTATTTGAAGCCGAGCGTAACCGGCAGCTATTCAGTCGACTGCTCGATACATCGCTGTCGCTACTTCCTATGCAGCTACCGGCGGTATCGGTCGGGCGATTGACTTTGCCAGACAGGTTCATGATTCTGTCGCCGGGGGCGGGGGCACCGGACAAAATCTGGCCAATGGCGCGCTTCGCCGAGGTGCTGGCGTTTTTGCATGAGCTACGGCCGGAACTAACAATGCTGGTGACGGGAACTGCCAGCGAATCGTATTTGTACGAGCAACTGCAAGCCAGCCTGCCGCCCGATACACCGGTACAGTCGCTGGTGGGTAAGTTGTCGCAGGGTGAACTGATTGGCGCGGTACGCAAGGCCGAGCTGGTACTGGCCAATGATTCGGGCATTGTCCACATTGCGGCTGCGGTCGGTACACCCTGCCTGTCGCTGTCGGCGGGTAAGTCGATTGTGCGGTGGCACCCATACCCGGCGGCTATCGCCCCGCAGATACGGCATGTATACCCGGCTTTCTTCGACGACTGGATGCATCGTCTGCCTGAACTGGCTCCGGCTGTCGCAGCCGAAGCACCGGTGCCTGTCGATAGTCTGGATGTCGATCGGGTAAAGCAGGCGTTACGGCAGCTGCTGACTGACATCGATCAGCGTTTTACCAATCCCATCAGTGTGAAGTAACCCCACTCCAGCACGCGCATGTACCACGGTTGCCGGTGAATATGGGTCGCGTCGTACCAGTCGGCGTCCGTGTTGATCGCGACCGTTGGCGGGTGAACGAGCGGTTGTTCGAGCGGTTCCGTAAACAGATCGGCCAGCCAGCGCGGCTTGCGGACCGTGTGGGTTGCGCCCAGGCCAAACCCGATGTTTGTGACCTGACTGATGCGCGGGACAATTGATAGCCCATTGTACCGCCGAATGGCCACCAGCCACTGCACATCCCAGGTGTCGAGCCGGCCGGTGATTACTTCATTCAATATCCAACGCAATCGCTGATTGAAATAAGGCGCCGTCAGCGACACGTGCCGGGCGTTTTCAGCCGGATCGACAGTATAGCGTTGCCACGCCCGGCGCCAGGTTGCCCAGCCCCAGATCGACGCGAAACCCGAAAAATAGTACGAAGCCCCCGCCGTCACATCCCGCCGTGCCTGAAACGTGATACCGCTGATATGCATGACCCGGTCGTCGTCGCGGTAGCGGTCGAGCAGATCGGTACAGAATGAAAAAAAAGTTGGCTCGGGCAGGCAGTCATCTTCCAGAATAATACCTGCATCGACCTGCGAAAAAAACCAGTCGATGGCTGACGACACGGCCCGCTTACATCCCAGGTTTTCTTCCCGAAACAGTGTTTTTACCTCACAGGGCCAGTCGACCTGCCGCGCAATCTGCCGCGTCTGTTCGCAGAGAGCCGCTTCGCCCGGTCGGGTAGGGCGCGGGCCATCGGCGGCAACGAACAAACGAGCGGGGCGGGCCTGCCGAATACGCTCAAACACCTGCTGCGTCGTATCGGGCCGATTGAAGATCAGAAAAAGAACGGGAGCGGTGGGCATTGACTGCGTGTTTAAAGTTTGTGGTTTAAAGTCTAAAGTTTCACGTCGACGATGACGTTGAACCTTAAACCGTTAGTCTGCCCGCCTGGGTGCGCTGTTCGAGCAGGGTCGCGTCTGATACGGTTTTGCTTTTCAGAAACAGCCTCAGCACTGACGCCAGCCCAAACCGACCGGCGGCTACCAGCAGCGGAAATACCAGCGGGGGCAGCGGTTTGCGGGTGTATAGGTGGTAATTGAGCAGGTTGTAGTAATGCAACCCTTCCTGCTTGCCCAGATACGCCAGCGTTTCGGGCCGGTACAGCGCCACGTGCTGCCCGTGGTGCGGAGCATAGTACCACCACTTATCGAGCGCAGGAGCCGGGTCGGGACAGGGCTGCGTCGTAAAAAAAACGTTGTCTGAATAAGCCAGAATTTTCCGCAGCTCGTCGGCGGGGTTGACGAAATGCTCGAAGCACTCAAACGCCGTTGCCAGCTCGTACCGGCCCGCAGCGTCGGTTGGCGTATCGGCCTCAAACCCCTTTGCCAGCAAATTTGGCGCGTATGGATCGGTCGTGAAAAAATCAAAACCGGCATCGCGCATGTACCGGGTCAGTACGCCGTAACCACCCGCGTAATCGACGAAGCGCCCGTGCCGATTGAATAGAAAAAACAGCAGCGCAATCGCCGAGTCACCCAGTACCTGTCCGCGTCGAAGCGTGCCCGTATCGGTCGTGGTAAAGGCGCTCTGGTACGCTTCATCGAGCCAGTACGGTGTTTCGGTCTGCACAAACCGGCAGGTAGGGCATTCGTAATAGCCCACCTCGTATTTGCTCAGGATGGTGGCCCGAAACAGCGGCTTGGCTTCGCTGGCGCAGATTCGACAGATCATTTTCAGGGTTTAAGGGTTAGGGTCTACCGTTTACTGTTGATTCATAGCTGGTTTTCACCTTGAACCTCAAACATCAAACCAGAAACGAGCGAAGCGAAAGTACGGCGTGTTTTTGGGGTTGACAACCCGGTGATGGCACCTTTTGCCGTACCTTTGAGTTTTGACAGATAGATAACCAAGGCCAGTCCGGCATGAAACTAAATCTTCTTCCAACAGACGTATTTGAAGACCGACATCACGGTCAAACCGACGCGGCTCAGGCCGATATGCTCCGTGCAGTAGGGGTAGCCACGCTCGACGAACTGATCGATCAGACAGTGCCGGCAGCGATTCGGCTGAACGCTCCGCTCGACCTGCCAGCTCCCAAAACGGAAGCGCAGTTTCTGGCTGATTTTCGTAAACTGGCATCCCAGAACAAGATTTTCAAATCATACATCGGAGCAGGGTATTATGATACCCTGACGCCGAACGTCATTCTACGCAATATCCTGGAAAACCCAGCCTGGTACACCGCTTACACGCCGTATCAGGCTGAAATAGCACAGGGACGGCTCGAAGCGCTGCTGAATTTCCAGACGGTTGTGTCGGATCTGACGGGTATGGACCTCGCCAATGCTTCCCTGCTCGATGAGGCAACGGCGGCTGCCGAAGCCATGAACCTGCTGTTTGCGACGCGCCCGACCAGCCGGAAAAACGCGACGACTTTTTTCGTGTCGGAGCGTTGCCACCCGCAAACGATCGATGTTATCAAAACCCGCGCGACACCCATCGGCATAACCGTGCAGATTGGCGATCATCAGCGGGCCGACCTGACAAAGGGCGACATATTCGGGATGTTGCTGCAATACCCCGCCACCGATGGTACCGTGTTCGACTACACCGACCTGATCGCGTCGGCGCACGAATTGGGTATCACGGTTGCCGTTGCTGCTGATCTGCTGTCGCTGACGCTCCTAACCCCTCCGGGTGAAATGGGGGCCGACGTGGTCGTTGGTTCGGCGCAGCGCTTTGGCGTACCGATGGGCTTTGGCGGTCCACACGCGGCTTTCTTCGCCACCCGCGACGCG is part of the Spirosoma rhododendri genome and encodes:
- a CDS encoding DUF268 domain-containing protein, whose protein sequence is MIDKITRLLAQKAREAGRGVRGTSAFLRDWQEIKKLAPQQPDFPVIDYYPVLTDRYVESGNLTHHYFDQDLTMAQRIFQNNPAQHVDIGSRIDGFVAHVATFRPIELFDIRPLNRPISNVTFRQVDFMQLPDELIEYTDSISSLHVIEHFGLGRYGDPLDVNGHLKALDNIYRVLKPGGRFYFSTPVSTQQGIVFNAHRVFRVDYLVSLFEKQYDIANFWLIDDSNTLRAGLDCHSEAARHSFGCSFGCGMFELVKR
- a CDS encoding glycosyltransferase family 9 protein; this encodes MNLKESIRLLKTSPWLRPVLLAIDAVLWLVDTIAILSTRRQKSDESVLAILKFDALGDYLMLRAYVRYLRTHPDYQSYTFCLVGNTAFRQMAEFADADLFNSFVWIDIYRLSTQPLYRFQTASELRKRDFAVTINPTRSRVLVLDDFMTRVCGAPARIGCVTDLTNTTETEARWGDTYFTRLLPTDTAVVFEAERNRQLFSRLLDTSLSLLPMQLPAVSVGRLTLPDRFMILSPGAGAPDKIWPMARFAEVLAFLHELRPELTMLVTGTASESYLYEQLQASLPPDTPVQSLVGKLSQGELIGAVRKAELVLANDSGIVHIAAAVGTPCLSLSAGKSIVRWHPYPAAIAPQIRHVYPAFFDDWMHRLPELAPAVAAEAPVPVDSLDVDRVKQALRQLLTDIDQRFTNPISVK
- a CDS encoding class I SAM-dependent methyltransferase encodes the protein MICRICASEAKPLFRATILSKYEVGYYECPTCRFVQTETPYWLDEAYQSAFTTTDTGTLRRGQVLGDSAIALLFFLFNRHGRFVDYAGGYGVLTRYMRDAGFDFFTTDPYAPNLLAKGFEADTPTDAAGRYELATAFECFEHFVNPADELRKILAYSDNVFFTTQPCPDPAPALDKWWYYAPHHGQHVALYRPETLAYLGKQEGLHYYNLLNYHLYTRKPLPPLVFPLLVAAGRFGLASVLRLFLKSKTVSDATLLEQRTQAGRLTV
- a CDS encoding DUF2304 domain-containing protein, with the translated sequence METIPLTIQIISITGALLFMLTIFRLIIRGKLREEYSIIWILSTVVLIVFSVWRQGLEQVSALLGVFYPPSLIFLGALSAMLVFLVHLSVVISKLQNQIKDMTHEMAYMRQDLERLKAQQPQPTPEQPTAPESVSP
- a CDS encoding alpha-1,2-fucosyltransferase — its product is MITFSQLGTLPWGRLGNQLFCVAATIGIAHRNGQPFTLPPWSYSRFFANPLPTGQVPGARPYEQPSFAYQPVDLPTGDWDLRGSFQSERFFADAADQVRHYFTPAPELSADLQTRYGALLAQQPVSLHVRRGDYVRQRAAFPPQPLAYYQTAIRKFPNDTRFLVFSDDIAWCRHQFTGDQFTFVEGESDIADLFLMSLCRHHILSNSSFSWWGAWLNPSPDKLVYCPAYWFGPATSPRPQHYARDLYATGFIPLMPDDVDPRRKAITYVLAYPVYSLYMSALKIGVRVFRRLGLYPAPPR
- a CDS encoding glycosyltransferase family 2 protein translates to MSTANAPRILIVIPCYNEEASIVSVVNEVERARQTSGLWLDALVVNDCSTDGTLAQLQTLSGCQYLNLPVNLGIGGAMQAGYRYAYRHGYDMAVQMDGDGQHPAGELPKLLAPLLAKEADVVIGSRFLERTGFQSTAARRIGINYFRRLNRWLIGQTIHDSTSGFRAFNRRTLAIVDRYYPDEYPEPEAIVQFGLHHLRIREVPVQMRERQGGVSSINTGRAFYYMLKVTLGILFVYIRLRGRKALTPLSA
- a CDS encoding glycosyltransferase family 2 protein, with the protein product MRLPTITVITPSYNQGQFIGQTVESVLSQNYPGLEYIVMDGGSTDDTLAVLEPYMSRLTLISEPDRGQTDAINKGLHRATGDIVCWLNSDDYFLPNALLTVGHYFAAHPDINWLTADCLIVDESGQLIQQPIRQYKKLLRNLSNHAYLGLTNAVCQPATFWRRSVHERVGYLNESLHFTMDYDFWLRLAQESPPAVLREPTSAFRIHGQSKGGQQYVEQFREDEQTMRQYARSGTIRWLHQRHNQLIVSLYKLLK